A single region of the Vicia villosa cultivar HV-30 ecotype Madison, WI linkage group LG4, Vvil1.0, whole genome shotgun sequence genome encodes:
- the LOC131596038 gene encoding uncharacterized protein C57A10.07-like has translation MNNDYTLGSQSYKSFPAYPDTDFDIESGNTIPTKRIRKPKPSPIRPLYKMIQKFHHFFKLHPLVALLLLAFSFGVSLLVFLSYNTTQLKDYEKIEPGLDEYPFSKLRNLVMVAGHSVYMSSGCGKIEKEDSWFLESYQKNPGQAATFVKHIEEGIEIVDKDEAALLLFSGGETRKDAGPRSEAQSYWAVADFKGWFGKEESVKWRSLTEEHARDSFENLLFSVCRFRELTGTYPQNITVVSYDFKENRFANLHRSAIGFPESRFFYAGTPATTNAVAAALKGEELVRTQFLRDPYGCRGSLYHKKLKRDPFHRSIPYPNGCPEMEALFRYCGPAPYPGALPWA, from the exons ATGAACAACGATTACACTCTCGGATCCCAATCCTACAAATCCTTCCCCGCATACCCAGACACCGATTTCGACATCGAATCCGGAAACACCATCCCAACCAAACGAATCAGAAAACCCAAACCTTCACCAATTCGTCCCCTTTACAAAATGATCCAAAAGTTTCACCATTTTTTCAAACTCCACCCTCTCGTTGCTCTTTTACTTCTAGCTTTCTCTTTTGGGGTTTCACTCTTGGTTTTTCTCTCTTACAACACGACCCagttgaaggattatgagaaaatTGAACCGGGTTTGGATGAGTATCCGTTTTCGAAGCTTAGGAATTTGGTAATGGTGGCTGGTCATTCGGTTTATATGAGTAGTGGGTGTGGGAAGATTGAGAAAGAGGATTCTTGGTTTTTGGAGTCGTATCAGAAGAATCCGGGTCAAGCAGCGACTTTTGTGAAGCATATTGAGGAAGGGATTGAGATTGTGGATAAGGATGAGGCTGCTTTGCTTTTGTTTAGTGGTGGAGAGACGAGGAAAGATGCCGGACCGAGGAGTGAGGCTCAGAGTTATTGGGCTGTTGCTGATTTCAAAGGATGGTTTG GTAAGGAAGAAAGTGTGAAATGGAGATCACTTACAGAGGAACATGCTCGAGACAGTTTCGAAAATCTTCTATTTAGTGTCTGTCGATTCAGAGAGCTTACTGGCACCTATCCTCAAAATATTACT GTTGTAAGTTATGATTTCAAGGAAAACAGATTTGCAAATCTACATCGATCCGCAATCGGCTTTCCAGAGTCAAGATTCTTCTATGCTGGCACACCTGCCACAACAAATGCAGTAGCAGCTGCTCTAAAGGGCGAGGAATTGGTGAGAACACAATTCTTAAGAGATCCATACGGATGTCGGGGTTCACTCTATCACAAAAAGCTAAAGCGCGACCCTTTTCATCGATCAATTCCATATCCTAATGGATGTCCAGAAATGGAAGCTTTGTTCAGATATTGTGGACCAGCTCCATACCCCGGCGCACTCCCGTGGGCATAG
- the LOC131600356 gene encoding glycolipid transfer protein 3-like has product MKSCKREMEKKSEISCVIEELSMVVIVKPSEENHEAAHIPTKPFLSICYSVLQVLDKIGPTMAVLREDVHQNIKRLELMHESNPTTISNLVEILKLEATEGNARKGSSCSKAFVWLTRALDFTSSLLEILSKDPEKKMNKAVEESYDVTLKPWHGWIASTASRVALRLVPESKTFINLLKTEDEETDMLIQKMQILVSLLVPFLEDIHCILRLYNLDKLKST; this is encoded by the exons ATGAAGAGTTGTAAGAGAGAAATGGAGAAGAAATCAGAGATAAGTTGTGTCATTGAAGAGCTTTCTATGGTGGTAATTGTTAAACCTTCTGAAGAGAATCATGAAGCTGCTCATATCCCTACCAAGCCTTTCCTCTCTATATGTTATTCTGTTCTACAAGTTCTTG ATAAAATTGGACCAACAATGGCTGTTTTGAGAGAAGATGTGCACCAAAATATCAAG AGATTGGAATTGATGCATGAATCAAATCCGACAACAATATCAAATTTGGTTGAGATATTAAAATTAGAAGCAACAGAAGGCAATGCAAGGAAGGGGTCTAGCTGCAGTAAGGCCTTTGTTTGGCTCACAAG GGCCTTGGATTTCACCTCATCATTACTAGAAATACTATCAAAAGATCCTGAAAAGAAAATGAACAAAGCAGTTGAAGAATCTTACGATGTAACATTAAAACCCTGGCATGGATGGATTGCATCAACTGCTTCTAGG GTTGCTCTAAGATTAGTTCCAGAAAGTAAAACATTCATTAATCTCCTTAAgactgaagatgaagaaactgacATGCTTATACAGAAAATGCAGATATTAGTTTCTCTACTTGTGCCTTTTCTTGAGGATATCCACTGTATTTTA AGATTATACAACTTGGACAAGCTGAAATCAACCTGA
- the LOC131598354 gene encoding uncharacterized protein LOC131598354, translating into MQDASIGVMGGWKDGCWLWGDLGIPAPTGSGSAAGCLELFQLLSAATVTANQLDSTSWQHEDDRVFSFSSCYNVLYRKYIPFGLNNCYDSAFVAIWKVEVPLKVKVFGWRSFLNKVPTKDLLLNRGILNSSSSLECVFYDDFDESLHHSFLLCRNVAIVWKEMSEWIGLCYISILDFKENFWYWSTFCRAKKVKRGKEEIVLLAILWSIWLRRNDIVFNNSSWNSRDVVWSCKALIWR; encoded by the coding sequence ATGCAAGATGCCTCAATTGGAGTCATGGGAGGGTGGAAAGATGGATGTTGGCTATGGGGTGACCTTGGAATTCCGGCCCCCACTGGTTCTGGTTCGGCTGCTGGCTGTTTGGAGTTATTCCAGCTGTTGTCGGCAGCTACTGTTACGGCTAACCAGCTGGATTCCACCTCTTGGCAGCATGAGGATGATagagttttttctttttcttcttgttatAATGTCCTGTATAGAAAGTATATTCCTTTTGGCCTGAACAATTGCTATGACTCGGCTTTTGTTGCTATTTGGAAGGTAGAAGTTCCTTTAAAAGTAAAAGTGTTTGGATGGAGGAGCTTTCTCAACAAAGTCCCAACTAAAGACTTGCTTTTGAATAGAGGTATTCTTAATTCTTCTTCGAGTTTAGAATGTGTTTTTTATGATGACTTTGATGAGTCTTTGCACCATTCTTTCTTACTTTGTCGAAATGTCGCTATTGTTTGGAAGGAGATGTCCGAGTGGATAGGATTGTGTTATATTAGCATTTTAGACTTTAAGGAGAATTTTTGGTATTGGAGCACTTTTTGTCGCGCAAAGAAGGTCAAAAGAGGAAAGGAGGAAATTGTTTTGTTAGCTATTCTTTGGAGTATTTGGTTGCGTAGGAATGATATAGTTTTTAACAATTCTTCTTGGAATTCAAGAGATGTGGTGTGGAGTTGTAAAGCGCTTATTTGGAGGTAG